The Priestia megaterium NBRC 15308 = ATCC 14581 region TTCTTTTCATCGCTTAATCAAACAAACCGTTTGGGATAAAGTAAAACAAGCTGTTGGCCTCTTATTAATCCTGCTAGCAGTAAGCGGTACGCTGTTAGAATCTGCAAGCAGGCCAGGTTTCTTTGCAAGCTTAGGCTTTCTAATTGTTATAAGCCTTGTTATTTTAAAACTGCGCCATAAGTGGAAAGAAGAAGAAGCCGCTAGCTAACATATATTTAATCTTTATGAGGGACACTATGCACGTTGTACAATTACAAAAATAAAAGGTGGTTATGATTATGCCAAAAAACAAGCAGACTCCTTCTTCACAAGTAGATCAAAAACAAGTAGTAGATGACAAAGCAAAAGCGCTACGAGAAAATAATTATGAAGATGGTCATATTCGCAAGATAACTCAAAGCGGAGCAGACGGCCAATAACAAAAAAAGACGCGTTCGCGTCTTTTTTTGTTGAAGTGTATCATCCTTACCAACGATGAGCTTTTGCATTACTTCGCAAGATGATGTTCGTTTGAGACATCTCTGTATGTCCATTTACTTGGGACTTTGAACGCTTCGGTCTCGTCCAGTTGTGGCGGAATAGTTCTGAATGCTGATCTACTTGATTTTTATCATTCATCATAATCACCTCAAGGATAGGATACTTTCACAAGATATTTACGGTGAAATATCTCTCTTATAGAATGGGATAAAAAAGAAGAAATACACCTAACACTTTTAACCATACATATAAAGGGAGTGCCTATTCATAAACTATAAAGGGCAACTTCTAACTTTGGGTTAAGCTTCGGATTTATAAAGTAAAACTGCCTTAGTGGGGACTAAGGCAGTTTTTTAGTGGAGTAATCAAACTTCAATAATGACAGGAAGGATCATAGGTCTTCTTTTGGTTTGGTTATATAAAAATTGGCCAAGCGTTGTCTTGATTTCTTTTTTCATAATGCTCCATTGGTGAACATGAGCTTTTTGTAATTGATTTACAATTTTAGTCACTTGTCGGTTAACATCTTTTAATAACTGCTCTGAATCTCTGGTATAAACAAAGCCTCGTGAAATGGTATCTGGGCCAGACACAATTTTCCCTTCCGCTTTATTCAGAGTAATAACAATAACCAGCATACCATCTTCTGAAAGCTGTTTGCGGTCACGTAAAATCGCGTTGCCGACATCTCCAATGCCAAACCCATCTACATATACATTACCTGCAGGGATTTTTCTTGTTTGAACAGCTGCTCCGCCCTTGATATCAACAATATCACCGTTATTTATAATAAAAATGTTCTCTTTTTCCACCCCGACGGATTCTGCTAATAAGCTGTGGTGATGGAGCATTCGAAACTCACCGTGAATGGGGATAAAATACTTTGGCTTCATCAATGTAGCCAT contains the following coding sequences:
- a CDS encoding YpzG family protein; its protein translation is MNDKNQVDQHSELFRHNWTRPKRSKSQVNGHTEMSQTNIILRSNAKAHRW